In one Desulfomicrobium escambiense DSM 10707 genomic region, the following are encoded:
- a CDS encoding sigma-54 interaction domain-containing protein, whose product MSFDTCGIIGKSSALQEVFRVLAKVAPSDSTILVTGESGTGKELLVRALHRNSRRADKPFVPINCGAIPRELLESELFGHEKGAFTHAIRTKIGRFEMAQGGTVFLDEIGEMELSLQVKILRVLQEREFERVGGGKTIKADVRVVAATNRDLEEEVRKGTFREDLFYRLNVIPITLPPLRERGEDVLVLARYFLRNFCANNRSTTLGMAEEVADILARYSWPGNVRELENFMERMSILCDGESIGLVDLPDKILRETGVEVPKRAPVLADALFRWPELKDLREQCMGLKEFLDQVEERLLNEALGEVDGVKNKAAEVLGIKRTTLIEKLKKKNML is encoded by the coding sequence ATGTCGTTTGATACCTGTGGAATAATTGGAAAGAGTTCCGCCCTGCAAGAGGTATTTCGGGTTCTGGCCAAAGTGGCCCCCTCGGACAGCACCATCCTGGTCACGGGCGAGTCCGGTACGGGCAAGGAACTGCTGGTCCGGGCCCTGCACCGCAACAGCAGGCGGGCGGACAAGCCGTTCGTGCCCATCAACTGCGGGGCCATACCCCGAGAACTGCTCGAATCCGAACTTTTCGGACACGAAAAGGGCGCCTTCACCCACGCCATCCGCACCAAGATCGGCCGCTTCGAGATGGCCCAGGGCGGAACCGTCTTCCTGGACGAAATCGGGGAAATGGAACTTTCCCTGCAGGTCAAGATCCTGCGCGTGCTGCAGGAGCGCGAGTTCGAACGCGTCGGCGGGGGCAAGACCATCAAGGCCGACGTGCGCGTGGTGGCGGCCACCAACCGCGATCTGGAGGAGGAAGTGCGCAAGGGCACCTTTCGCGAGGACCTCTTCTACCGCCTGAACGTCATCCCCATCACCCTGCCCCCCCTGCGCGAACGCGGCGAGGACGTGCTCGTCCTGGCCCGGTACTTCCTGCGGAATTTCTGCGCCAACAACCGCTCTACGACCCTGGGCATGGCCGAAGAGGTGGCCGACATCCTGGCCCGCTACTCCTGGCCGGGCAACGTGCGCGAGCTCGAGAACTTCATGGAGCGCATGTCGATCCTGTGCGACGGCGAGAGCATCGGCCTGGTGGACCTGCCGGACAAGATCCTGCGGGAGACCGGAGTGGAGGTGCCTAAGCGCGCCCCGGTCCTGGCGGACGCTTTGTTCCGTTGGCCGGAACTCAAGGACCTTCGCGAACAGTGCATGGGCCTCAAGGAGTTTCTCGATCAGGTCGAGGAGCGGCTGTTGAACGAGGCCCTGGGAGAGGTCGACGGGGTCAAGAACAAGGCCGCCGAAGTTTTGGGCATCAAGCGCACCACCCTGATTGAAAAACTGAAAAAGAAGAATATGTTGTGA
- a CDS encoding tetratricopeptide repeat protein, which produces MTWTRAADHERLLFSFSSSLPVAEPRQRGLTRIIIPISADFWANEAKPKIPNFTASALIKGVSVTDDGILIDTRNGDFIFSSAAHPALQELNVILYPPPTQAPPPPQNATPATEPAALDGTNSSAETPANASTPGNETAPFPAVQEEGRDAAPTADVNATKPGDDIAMDGNATGGSPQDSLSGTASLRGRISRPATPPDQAETAAPGQREAGLDAAAEPKSRDTFRLRMPVERNATAPLPQTEPEAAAEETPTEHATGPGPDAAEGHAADNATSAQALPADAPHAITARPDHETQEAGAPDGNATSSAQETRHKPAPDSAHDAEATNASASHDEPGNATDADAPAQEAAMTVNASSETPTAVTGNMTEDNSTAELEALYRLAQVAVAAGDLPASRQAITAMIEHPKVPEALREELLYNLADITMQQGKGDFAGNYTAILDAYQTAMYANPASPNMPEALYRIGFLQLAVGNLPEAKGNFDLLRRKYPDNPRVAMIDTFWGDHFLREKKFAKAAEHYRYVIENFPMSPAVKPANVGLLKAYTELGFFDKAMDIVNTIEKRWPRYYLEDPSFLMAAGYAAMLSGNDDRARDFFWTYVNIVPDAPDADVAMARIGDIHLKQNKPNAARELYHRTAEAFPDREGGLIAQMRLAEEGVLDKPSIGDMAPVFDRPNANPEEIYTRILEHADSPLAPIARLKLAMWRLWKGKFPESLEDVRRFEQDYPEHELLPKAREVADKALRDWIMRDLEQGNFEGIVQNWSDHQDLYTDREPDPQTRLVVATAMMRTGRSREALEMAKPFVFGSIPRGEHSEPGMDLTLAMLVELQEWKDILELARRVAPWNLNAERRRQVDYAAALANEKLNQAGMAKPLWDRLATDLGLTDTQRGYAHYFLGRAALAAGEFERATILGQEALELLKKEKDDIPKLKETLELLVQAAERRGRNQEALAWSLEYDGYVTPEDRDWPAHTYRKAVLFRRNDDMKRWRETLLGLKERFPNTLYGRMAAAELEGVRIEREVEKFR; this is translated from the coding sequence TTGACGTGGACTCGGGCGGCCGACCACGAACGGCTCCTGTTCTCGTTCTCCTCCTCCCTGCCCGTCGCCGAGCCCAGACAACGCGGGCTGACGCGGATCATCATCCCCATCTCCGCGGACTTCTGGGCGAACGAGGCCAAACCCAAAATCCCAAATTTTACCGCCTCGGCGCTCATCAAGGGCGTCTCGGTCACAGACGACGGCATTCTGATCGATACCCGCAACGGGGATTTCATCTTTTCCTCGGCCGCACACCCCGCCCTGCAGGAACTGAACGTCATCCTCTACCCGCCGCCGACACAGGCCCCCCCGCCGCCGCAAAATGCGACCCCGGCTACGGAGCCCGCGGCGCTGGATGGAACGAACTCCTCCGCGGAAACGCCCGCCAATGCGTCGACGCCCGGCAACGAAACGGCCCCCTTCCCGGCCGTGCAGGAGGAAGGGCGGGACGCGGCCCCGACGGCGGACGTCAATGCGACGAAGCCTGGAGACGATATCGCGATGGACGGCAATGCCACGGGCGGGTCGCCGCAGGATTCGCTCTCGGGCACGGCTTCCCTGCGCGGACGGATCAGTCGTCCCGCAACTCCACCCGACCAGGCAGAAACGGCGGCCCCCGGACAACGGGAGGCCGGTCTCGACGCCGCAGCGGAACCGAAGTCGCGCGACACGTTCCGGCTGCGCATGCCCGTCGAACGCAACGCGACAGCGCCCTTGCCGCAGACCGAACCTGAAGCGGCGGCCGAGGAGACTCCCACGGAACACGCCACGGGGCCAGGACCGGACGCAGCTGAAGGACATGCGGCGGACAACGCGACCAGTGCGCAGGCTCTGCCGGCTGACGCGCCCCACGCCATCACCGCCCGACCGGACCACGAGACCCAGGAGGCCGGCGCGCCCGACGGAAACGCGACCTCCTCGGCGCAGGAGACACGCCACAAGCCGGCACCCGACTCTGCACACGACGCCGAAGCGACGAACGCGAGCGCATCGCACGACGAACCCGGCAACGCCACCGACGCCGACGCCCCTGCGCAGGAGGCGGCCATGACGGTCAACGCCTCCTCCGAAACTCCCACAGCTGTCACCGGCAACATGACCGAGGACAACAGCACGGCCGAGCTGGAGGCGCTGTACAGACTGGCGCAGGTTGCGGTGGCCGCGGGCGATCTGCCGGCCAGCCGGCAGGCCATAACCGCCATGATCGAGCACCCGAAGGTGCCCGAAGCCCTGCGCGAGGAGCTGCTCTACAATCTGGCCGACATCACCATGCAGCAGGGCAAGGGTGACTTCGCGGGGAACTACACGGCCATCCTCGACGCCTACCAAACGGCCATGTACGCCAACCCCGCATCTCCCAACATGCCCGAGGCCCTGTACCGCATCGGCTTCCTGCAGCTCGCGGTGGGCAACCTGCCCGAAGCCAAGGGCAATTTCGACCTGCTGCGCCGCAAGTACCCGGACAACCCGCGCGTGGCCATGATCGACACGTTCTGGGGCGACCACTTCCTGCGCGAGAAAAAATTCGCCAAGGCCGCCGAGCACTACCGCTACGTCATCGAGAATTTCCCCATGAGCCCTGCCGTCAAGCCGGCCAACGTCGGCCTTCTCAAGGCCTACACGGAGCTGGGTTTTTTCGACAAGGCCATGGACATCGTGAACACCATCGAAAAACGCTGGCCCCGCTACTACCTTGAAGACCCGTCGTTCCTCATGGCCGCGGGGTATGCGGCCATGCTCAGCGGCAACGACGACCGGGCGCGGGATTTTTTCTGGACGTACGTCAACATCGTGCCGGATGCGCCCGACGCCGATGTGGCCATGGCCCGCATCGGCGACATCCACCTCAAGCAGAACAAGCCCAATGCCGCACGCGAACTCTACCACCGCACGGCCGAGGCTTTTCCGGACAGGGAAGGCGGCCTCATCGCCCAGATGCGCCTGGCCGAGGAAGGCGTGCTCGACAAGCCCTCCATCGGCGACATGGCCCCGGTCTTCGACCGCCCGAACGCCAACCCCGAAGAGATTTACACCCGCATCCTCGAACATGCGGACAGCCCCCTGGCCCCGATTGCCAGACTGAAGCTGGCCATGTGGCGGCTGTGGAAAGGGAAATTCCCGGAAAGCCTGGAGGACGTGCGCCGCTTCGAACAGGACTACCCCGAGCACGAGCTGCTGCCCAAGGCGCGGGAAGTCGCCGACAAGGCCCTGCGGGACTGGATCATGCGCGACCTGGAGCAGGGGAATTTCGAGGGCATCGTCCAGAACTGGTCGGACCACCAGGACCTCTACACGGACAGGGAGCCGGACCCGCAGACCAGGCTGGTCGTGGCCACGGCCATGATGCGTACGGGCCGCTCCAGGGAGGCCCTGGAGATGGCCAAACCCTTCGTCTTTGGCTCCATCCCCAGAGGGGAGCATTCCGAGCCGGGCATGGACCTGACCCTGGCCATGCTCGTTGAGCTGCAGGAGTGGAAGGACATTCTCGAACTGGCCCGCAGGGTTGCGCCCTGGAACCTGAACGCCGAGCGTCGGCGCCAGGTCGACTATGCCGCGGCCCTGGCCAACGAGAAGCTGAACCAGGCAGGAATGGCCAAGCCCCTGTGGGACCGGCTGGCCACGGACCTGGGCCTGACGGACACGCAACGCGGCTACGCCCACTATTTTCTCGGCCGGGCCGCGTTGGCCGCGGGTGAGTTCGAACGCGCCACCATCCTGGGCCAGGAGGCCCTGGAACTGCTGAAAAAGGAAAAGGACGACATCCCCAAGCTCAAGGAGACGCTGGAACTGCTCGTTCAGGCCGCCGAGCGGCGCGGACGGAACCAGGAAGCCCTGGCCTGGAGCCTCGAATACGACGGCTACGTCACGCCCGAGGACCGGGACTGGCCCGCGCACACCTACCGCAAGGCCGTCCTTTTCCGCAGGAATGACGACATGAAGAGGTGGCGGGAAACGCTTCTGGGCCTCAAAGAGCGCTTCCCAAACACGCTATATGGCCGTATGGCTGCCGCAGAGCTCGAAGGCGTGCGCATCGAGCGGGAAGTCGAGAAATTTCGCTAG